A single window of Candidatus Flexicrinis affinis DNA harbors:
- a CDS encoding SET domain-containing protein, with protein sequence MLHPHVVVAEGETIHGKGLVAVALIKAGEFVSKLEPFQPHYDIADVMAKSPEDVDHILHVAYQNSATTLVAEQGDERFMNHSCDPNTWWADDNTMVARRDILPGEELTYDYATTDITIPFVMTCHCGATNCRAVVTNRDHVNPDWQRQYGEMLPAHTLAAVRAASSAGQDVA encoded by the coding sequence ATGCTTCACCCCCATGTTGTGGTGGCTGAAGGCGAGACCATTCACGGTAAGGGTTTGGTTGCGGTTGCGTTGATCAAAGCGGGCGAGTTCGTAAGCAAGCTGGAACCCTTCCAGCCCCACTATGACATAGCTGATGTGATGGCAAAGAGTCCCGAGGACGTTGATCACATACTGCACGTTGCGTACCAGAATTCTGCGACGACTCTGGTTGCCGAACAGGGCGACGAGCGGTTCATGAACCATAGTTGTGATCCGAATACGTGGTGGGCTGACGACAATACGATGGTAGCCCGTCGCGACATCCTTCCAGGTGAAGAACTTACTTACGACTACGCCACAACGGACATCACGATACCGTTTGTCATGACGTGCCACTGCGGCGCGACAAACTGCCGTGCTGTAGTCACAAACCGCGATCACGTGAATCCCGATTGGCAGCGCCAGTACGGCGAGATGCTTCCAGCGCATACGCTTGCTGCAGTACGCGCGGCTTCAAGCGCCGGGCAGGACGTCGCTTAG
- a CDS encoding ABC transporter ATP-binding protein, whose product MADAKVELIDVHKEFPIRAGEANAVRAVHNLNLDIYDGEFFALLGPSGCGKTTTLRLIAGFEQPTSGQILIDGRPMQGVPAFYRPVNTVFQDYALFPHMTVLQNVMFGLQMDRVPKQEAQKRAVEALELVRLPSAMNRKPREMSGGQQQRVALARAIVKRPKVLLLDEPLGALDLKLRREMQLELKEMQQQVGITFVYVTHDQEEALTMANRIGVMNGGELLQVGRPEEIYESPATRFVADFIGETNFLSGTVNIADDDYAYVDINGETELAGAWEDTVKPEQQVTLAVRPERIAIRPYNEASGDSDRPARVDAVNSVAGHVISVHYMGTDTRYMVRIGGGQTVNVRVQNVLGQRTTSFKERDAVVLSWGRDSTRVLTH is encoded by the coding sequence ATGGCAGACGCAAAAGTCGAGCTCATTGACGTACATAAGGAATTCCCCATCCGTGCTGGCGAAGCCAACGCCGTTCGAGCAGTTCATAACCTGAACCTCGATATTTACGACGGCGAGTTCTTTGCCCTCTTGGGGCCAAGCGGATGCGGCAAGACAACGACACTCCGTCTGATTGCTGGGTTTGAGCAGCCCACGTCCGGCCAGATCCTGATCGATGGCCGTCCGATGCAGGGCGTTCCCGCTTTCTACCGTCCGGTCAACACGGTGTTTCAGGATTATGCGCTTTTCCCACATATGACCGTTCTGCAGAACGTCATGTTCGGGCTGCAGATGGATCGTGTGCCGAAACAGGAAGCACAGAAGCGCGCAGTCGAAGCGCTCGAACTCGTGCGTCTTCCGAGCGCGATGAACCGGAAACCGCGCGAGATGTCGGGCGGCCAGCAGCAACGCGTCGCGCTCGCCCGTGCAATCGTCAAGCGGCCGAAAGTCCTACTGCTCGACGAGCCATTGGGTGCGCTCGACCTGAAACTCCGGCGCGAAATGCAGCTCGAGCTTAAGGAAATGCAGCAGCAGGTCGGCATTACGTTCGTTTATGTCACGCACGATCAAGAAGAAGCGCTGACGATGGCAAATCGAATCGGAGTGATGAACGGCGGTGAGCTGTTGCAAGTGGGGCGGCCCGAGGAGATTTACGAGTCCCCGGCGACCCGTTTTGTTGCCGATTTCATCGGCGAAACGAATTTCCTGAGTGGGACTGTCAACATCGCAGATGACGACTACGCGTACGTCGACATCAACGGGGAGACCGAACTCGCCGGCGCGTGGGAAGATACTGTCAAGCCTGAGCAGCAAGTAACGCTCGCGGTACGTCCTGAACGCATCGCGATTCGGCCCTACAACGAGGCCTCAGGCGACTCAGATCGCCCGGCGCGCGTCGATGCCGTGAACTCCGTTGCCGGTCATGTCATCAGCGTGCACTATATGGGCACCGATACGCGCTACATGGTGCGCATAGGCGGCGGGCAGACGGTCAACGTGCGGGTACAGAATGTACTCGGCCAGCGTACGACATCCTTCAAGGAGCGGGACGCGGTCGTCCTGAGCTGGGGCCGCGACAGCACGCGCGTCCTCACCCACTAG
- a CDS encoding spermidine/putrescine ABC transporter substrate-binding protein, giving the protein MRILVAFIVLATLLTGAVAQDSVETAVDTAWTCPEGFEGQTLSIFNWATYIGDDTVADFEALCGVTVLYDVYDSDESLIARLRQGNPGYDIAFPTDYAVAIMIREGLAAEIDHDNIPNLANNYEIYLDPYFDPGNMHSVPYVWGTTGIGYDIDRTGEEITTWEQIFTYEGRVAWVDSPRAMLSIALSVLGLEPNSVDPDEIDQAKQFLIDNSSNVVAIAGDDGDALLAQGEVDIAVEYGGDVFQQISECECDNLRYAVPQVGAIRDLTSIVLLADGPNPELAQVFMDYMMDKDVHAAIVNTIYYPSPNREAVEGDLIDPDFLANPAGNPPEETLDSMYFILDVGEEAEQLYNDAWDEVVIMTGM; this is encoded by the coding sequence ATGCGTATTCTCGTTGCATTCATAGTTCTTGCCACGCTCCTGACAGGAGCAGTGGCACAAGACTCGGTCGAAACCGCCGTCGACACCGCGTGGACATGCCCTGAAGGCTTCGAAGGACAGACGCTCAGCATCTTCAACTGGGCCACCTACATCGGCGATGACACCGTAGCAGATTTCGAGGCGTTGTGCGGTGTGACCGTGCTTTATGACGTCTACGACAGCGACGAGTCGCTGATTGCCCGCCTGCGTCAAGGCAACCCGGGCTACGACATCGCCTTCCCGACCGATTACGCCGTTGCGATCATGATTCGCGAGGGGTTGGCGGCTGAGATCGACCACGACAACATCCCGAACCTCGCCAATAACTACGAGATCTACCTTGATCCCTACTTCGATCCCGGCAACATGCACTCTGTACCCTACGTGTGGGGCACAACGGGCATCGGTTACGACATCGACCGTACCGGCGAAGAAATCACCACCTGGGAACAGATCTTCACCTATGAGGGTCGCGTCGCGTGGGTGGACAGCCCACGCGCGATGCTCTCGATCGCGCTGAGTGTGTTGGGCCTCGAACCGAACTCGGTTGACCCCGACGAGATCGATCAGGCCAAGCAGTTCCTGATCGACAACAGCAGTAACGTGGTCGCCATCGCGGGCGACGACGGGGATGCCCTTCTCGCGCAGGGTGAAGTCGATATCGCGGTCGAATACGGCGGCGATGTGTTCCAGCAGATCTCCGAGTGCGAGTGTGACAACTTGCGCTACGCCGTCCCGCAGGTCGGCGCCATCCGTGATCTCACAAGTATCGTGCTGCTGGCGGACGGACCGAATCCTGAACTGGCGCAGGTCTTCATGGACTACATGATGGACAAGGATGTCCATGCTGCCATCGTCAACACGATCTACTATCCATCGCCCAATCGCGAGGCAGTTGAGGGCGACCTGATCGATCCGGACTTCCTTGCCAACCCCGCTGGCAACCCGCCGGAGGAGACGCTGGACTCGATGTACTTCATCCTCGACGTCGGTGAAGAGGCGGAGCAGCTCTACAACGACGCTTGGGACGAAGTCGTCATCATGACTGGCATGTAG
- a CDS encoding ABC transporter permease — MVVRSVGKVGLVATPLTAYFFLWAPILLLVLFSFNDSRSVDTWQGFTLRWYTNIFSGVMGTEARFSTELMMQALSNTLLVGLVSTLIATVLGTMIALSLARSQIPGKRIVDGLMFLPVVIPEITQGVSLAIFFKIVFDFLDTSAGMRATPGFGTIIIGHVAFNISYVAIVVRARLANMNPRLEEAANDLGANTWQTFRRITLPLIMPGIVAGGLLALTLSMDDLVVTFFNAGVGTTTLPMFVYGLIKTAVTPEVNALSTLMLVFSTIVVGVSLMLQNRYADRPYTRQ; from the coding sequence ATGGTGGTTCGGTCGGTCGGCAAGGTCGGGCTTGTCGCAACTCCGCTCACGGCCTACTTCTTCCTGTGGGCTCCCATCCTGCTCCTCGTGCTGTTCAGCTTCAACGACTCCCGCTCGGTCGACACGTGGCAGGGATTTACGCTGCGCTGGTACACGAATATCTTCAGCGGCGTCATGGGCACCGAGGCGCGATTCTCCACTGAACTGATGATGCAGGCGCTGTCGAACACACTGCTGGTCGGATTGGTCAGCACGTTGATCGCGACCGTGCTCGGAACGATGATCGCGTTAAGCCTCGCGCGCAGCCAAATCCCGGGCAAGCGAATCGTAGACGGTCTCATGTTTCTGCCGGTCGTCATACCGGAAATCACTCAGGGCGTATCGCTGGCGATCTTCTTCAAGATCGTGTTCGATTTCCTTGACACGTCCGCGGGTATGCGGGCGACTCCCGGCTTTGGAACGATCATCATCGGTCACGTCGCGTTCAACATCTCGTATGTCGCGATTGTCGTGCGCGCGCGCCTTGCCAACATGAATCCGCGGCTCGAAGAAGCGGCCAACGACCTCGGCGCGAACACGTGGCAGACGTTCCGTCGGATTACGCTGCCGCTCATCATGCCGGGCATCGTCGCCGGCGGCCTGTTGGCATTGACGCTGTCGATGGACGATCTGGTGGTCACGTTCTTCAACGCCGGCGTCGGCACGACCACCCTGCCCATGTTTGTGTATGGTCTGATCAAGACGGCCGTCACGCCCGAGGTAAACGCCCTGTCGACGCTCATGTTGGTGTTCTCAACCATCGTCGTCGGCGTATCCCTCATGCTGCAGAACCGTTACGCCGATCGCCCGTACACGCGCCAGTAG
- a CDS encoding ABC transporter permease, which produces MSRGSGGSAVLPFTFDQYTRVFDTFWIVLQRSILVALLTTAICLVAGYPLAYFITRRKTAFGRQFALFLVILPFWTNFLIRTYAWRVILGREGLINSALLNTGIITEPLNLLNTEFAVVLGLVYGFLPFMVLPIYASLSRFDHRYIEAANDLGANDVTSFWRIMLPLTMPGVIAGCILVFIPAIGTFVTSDLLGGTRGLMIGNLIQNQYSGNGNMPLGAALSVVMMMVVVVALLVYARFGEEKK; this is translated from the coding sequence ATGAGCCGGGGATCAGGCGGTTCAGCGGTACTGCCATTCACCTTCGATCAGTACACCCGCGTATTCGACACATTCTGGATTGTCCTTCAGCGCAGTATTCTGGTCGCGCTGCTCACTACGGCAATCTGCCTCGTTGCGGGATACCCGCTCGCTTACTTCATCACGCGTCGCAAGACCGCTTTCGGGCGGCAGTTTGCGCTGTTTCTCGTCATTCTGCCTTTCTGGACAAACTTCCTGATCCGCACCTACGCTTGGCGCGTGATCTTGGGTCGTGAAGGGCTCATAAACAGCGCACTACTGAACACCGGCATCATCACCGAGCCGCTCAACCTCCTCAACACGGAGTTCGCGGTCGTCCTCGGTCTGGTGTATGGATTCCTGCCGTTCATGGTCTTGCCGATCTACGCGTCCCTCAGCCGGTTTGACCACCGGTATATCGAGGCGGCGAACGATCTCGGTGCCAACGACGTGACGTCGTTCTGGCGCATCATGCTCCCGTTGACGATGCCGGGCGTGATCGCCGGTTGCATTCTGGTGTTCATTCCCGCAATCGGGACGTTTGTCACGTCCGATCTGCTGGGCGGTACCCGCGGACTGATGATCGGCAACCTGATCCAGAACCAGTACAGCGGGAACGGAAACATGCCGCTCGGCGCCGCACTATCGGTCGTAATGATGATGGTCGTTGTCGTCGCGCTGCTGGTCTATGCGCGCTTCGGTGAGGAGAAGAAGTAA
- a CDS encoding ATP-dependent helicase: MTTADFIPRSGQLEVLRYRGGRLAVAAVPGSGKTRTLAALAADLISERAVGPGQEVLIVTMTNSAAENFASQVAGFVTARGLISGVGYRVRTIHGLANDIIRDRSALVGLPQSFPILDEAGAEQTLLEAVSEWLRANPNWFVPYSANQDPGSGARHGMRWRDRFERMVRAYLREAKDLQLSPDEVAGLADESDPAFAALNAANAVYRLYQAALNYQGAVDFADLIRLALEILNRDADYRAVLAKRWPFVLEDESQDSSRLQELLLRRLTETDGNWVRVGDPNQAIYETFTSASPEFLRRFLREAGVAVVEMAYSGRSAEPIIALANRLSVWSREDHPWDELRAMRPLEPPLIRPVPDNDPQRNPAAESARIYLDAEARTPDEERERVVSSVVRAIEADSNTSIAVLVPSNSDGAKMVELLGQRGVPCRELLRTTSKTRTALAALVSQIKAIAKPYETRPLSEAFLAYADLMQTVPSDERRALEQAADRLLSVQPEDVLFPQNAEAFAIPSAVEEVLQSAPGALALLIQFLENLRSWHWAIVLPIDRLLLTVAVDLFREPFQLSVAYSVAGALRRELELSGSASIGHAIAYLSDIVDNRRTVYGIGDDAVDPTAAGVVTVATMHKAKGLEWDRVYLMSVSNYEFPAGDPDDIYRGEHPLVRDSLSLEDEIIAQVQALHSDVDYVEGAASLRARLNYAAERLRLLYVGITRARRELVITTNSGRGQARPAVPLIALENWLRNQ, translated from the coding sequence ATGACGACAGCTGACTTCATACCACGCAGTGGCCAACTCGAGGTGCTCCGGTATCGCGGAGGACGCCTCGCGGTGGCGGCCGTTCCCGGAAGCGGCAAGACCCGGACGCTGGCGGCGCTCGCCGCCGACCTGATCTCGGAGCGCGCAGTCGGACCGGGCCAAGAAGTCCTGATCGTTACGATGACCAACTCAGCCGCCGAAAACTTCGCTTCTCAGGTTGCGGGCTTTGTGACGGCGCGCGGCCTGATTAGCGGCGTCGGATATCGTGTCCGGACAATTCACGGTCTCGCAAACGATATCATTCGCGACCGGTCTGCACTGGTAGGATTGCCGCAGTCGTTTCCGATCCTCGACGAAGCCGGTGCTGAACAGACTTTGCTCGAAGCCGTCTCAGAGTGGCTGCGCGCCAATCCGAACTGGTTTGTGCCGTATTCTGCCAATCAAGACCCCGGCTCCGGCGCACGCCACGGCATGCGCTGGCGCGATCGCTTCGAGCGTATGGTGCGCGCCTACTTGCGCGAGGCCAAGGATCTGCAGCTCTCGCCAGACGAAGTCGCAGGGCTGGCCGACGAGTCGGATCCCGCCTTCGCGGCGCTTAACGCTGCTAACGCCGTGTATCGGCTGTATCAGGCTGCCTTGAATTATCAGGGTGCGGTCGACTTTGCCGACCTGATCCGCCTGGCGCTCGAGATTCTCAATCGTGACGCAGACTACCGCGCCGTGCTCGCCAAACGTTGGCCGTTTGTGTTGGAAGACGAATCACAGGACAGTTCGCGCCTTCAGGAGCTTCTTCTGCGCAGATTGACCGAGACGGACGGGAATTGGGTGCGGGTGGGCGACCCAAACCAGGCCATCTACGAGACGTTTACGTCGGCAAGCCCCGAATTCTTGCGGCGCTTTCTGCGGGAGGCAGGCGTCGCAGTTGTCGAGATGGCGTACTCGGGCCGGTCGGCAGAACCGATTATTGCCCTCGCAAATCGCCTGTCCGTATGGTCGCGAGAAGATCATCCGTGGGACGAGCTGAGGGCGATGCGTCCGCTCGAACCGCCGCTAATCCGGCCAGTTCCCGACAACGACCCTCAGCGAAACCCGGCAGCGGAGTCTGCCCGTATCTACCTCGATGCGGAAGCACGGACGCCAGATGAGGAACGTGAACGCGTTGTAAGTTCGGTGGTTCGCGCGATCGAGGCGGATTCGAACACGTCGATCGCCGTTCTTGTGCCCAGCAACAGTGACGGCGCCAAGATGGTCGAATTGCTTGGCCAGCGTGGTGTACCGTGCCGGGAACTGCTGAGGACGACATCGAAGACCCGGACTGCGTTGGCAGCGCTGGTTAGTCAGATCAAGGCCATTGCAAAGCCCTACGAGACGCGGCCGCTGAGCGAAGCGTTCTTGGCATACGCCGATCTCATGCAGACAGTGCCATCCGACGAGCGACGTGCGTTGGAGCAGGCGGCAGATCGACTGCTGTCGGTTCAACCGGAGGATGTGTTGTTCCCGCAGAACGCCGAAGCCTTTGCGATTCCTTCTGCGGTTGAAGAGGTGCTGCAGTCTGCACCTGGCGCGCTGGCCCTACTCATACAGTTTCTGGAGAATCTGCGGTCATGGCATTGGGCTATCGTGCTCCCGATTGATCGGCTGTTGCTGACCGTGGCGGTCGATCTGTTTCGCGAGCCGTTTCAACTCTCTGTCGCATACTCGGTAGCTGGTGCACTACGACGGGAACTTGAACTTTCAGGCTCGGCGTCGATTGGCCATGCTATCGCATACCTGAGCGACATCGTGGACAACCGGCGGACGGTGTACGGTATCGGTGATGACGCGGTCGATCCGACTGCTGCGGGGGTAGTCACCGTGGCTACAATGCATAAGGCGAAAGGGCTTGAGTGGGACCGCGTCTACCTCATGTCTGTAAGTAACTATGAATTCCCGGCTGGCGACCCGGACGACATCTATCGGGGTGAGCATCCGCTTGTACGTGACAGTCTGAGCCTTGAAGACGAGATTATAGCGCAGGTGCAAGCCCTTCACTCTGACGTGGATTATGTCGAGGGGGCGGCGTCACTGCGTGCGCGCTTGAACTACGCTGCGGAACGTCTCAGGCTGCTGTATGTTGGGATTACGCGGGCACGTCGGGAGTTAGTCATAACGACCAACAGCGGGCGCGGCCAGGCACGTCCGGCCGTGCCTCTCATCGCGCTCGAGAATTGGCTGCGGAACCAATGA
- a CDS encoding PD-(D/E)XK nuclease family protein: MTNTISQSTIRDFLTCRYLYLLKHKRGLVPATEDSAEGSERQVAARRGQQFHRAAQQYFSGLDSDSVQSTIQDSAVRAWFEQFVDRGIIGVPDNRSVEAWVTAPLADRVLVARYDLIAWDSDRLVICDWKTGSRPSEDPRTQIQTIVYRYVAARGARAATGVAYAPDQIEVRYWYVRDSAPVLQIAYSQEEFERDKAHLEALIAEVASCTDFPKTENLEACGACLYRAVCRPDVPARAWLPDDDDSLVPDDAGWSEL; the protein is encoded by the coding sequence ATGACGAACACGATTTCACAGTCAACCATTCGGGATTTCTTGACCTGTCGTTACCTATATCTATTGAAACATAAGCGGGGTCTCGTGCCTGCCACTGAAGACTCTGCCGAAGGGAGCGAGCGGCAAGTTGCAGCACGGCGAGGACAGCAATTTCACCGTGCGGCACAGCAGTACTTTTCAGGACTCGATAGCGATTCAGTGCAGTCTACGATACAGGACAGCGCGGTCCGAGCTTGGTTCGAGCAGTTCGTTGACCGCGGGATCATCGGAGTGCCCGACAATCGAAGCGTTGAAGCATGGGTTACCGCACCCCTTGCGGACCGCGTGCTGGTCGCACGCTACGACCTGATAGCGTGGGACAGTGACAGACTCGTGATCTGTGACTGGAAGACCGGTTCACGACCGTCAGAGGACCCGCGCACGCAGATTCAGACCATAGTCTATCGTTATGTAGCCGCCCGAGGCGCACGCGCCGCAACGGGTGTGGCATACGCACCAGATCAAATCGAAGTTCGCTACTGGTATGTGAGAGACTCGGCGCCGGTTCTTCAAATTGCGTATAGTCAAGAGGAATTTGAGCGTGATAAAGCACACCTCGAGGCGTTGATTGCTGAGGTCGCCTCCTGCACTGACTTCCCCAAGACCGAGAATCTCGAAGCATGCGGGGCCTGCTTGTACAGGGCCGTGTGCCGTCCGGATGTCCCGGCCCGTGCGTGGCTGCCTGACGACGACGATTCCCTCGTGCCTGATGACGCAGGATGGAGCGAACTCTAG
- a CDS encoding aminotransferase class I/II-fold pyridoxal phosphate-dependent enzyme — protein MELGIYPYFRALSDSEGTTATFEGKEVVMIGSNNYLGLTTDPRVRAAAHDALDRYGTSVTGSRFLNGTLELHLELDRRLARFVNKEAALVFSTGYQTNVGTISAIVGKGDYVIIDKDAHACIVDGCMLSRGELKRFRHSDISSLDQVLSQLPAEAGKLVIVDGVYSMGGDIAPIPQIVEICKHYGARIMIDDAHGIGVTGGGRGTAEHFGVTEHVDLIMGTFSKSFASIGGFIAGSAEVIHYIQHHARSLIFSAALPAPAAASVLAALDIMENEPQLVERLWDNAEYMRAGLRGLGYDIGQSNTPIIPIIIRDQFRTVLAWRALIEEGVYTNPVIPPGVPPNQSLLRTSYMASHSHDQLDRALAAFKIVGERLDLITQPTVQA, from the coding sequence ATGGAGCTTGGCATTTACCCGTACTTCCGCGCACTCAGTGACTCCGAAGGTACGACCGCGACCTTTGAAGGCAAAGAAGTGGTCATGATCGGCTCGAACAACTACCTCGGCCTGACGACCGATCCACGGGTACGGGCCGCCGCTCATGACGCATTGGATCGCTACGGTACAAGTGTCACCGGATCGCGCTTCCTGAACGGTACGCTGGAACTGCACCTCGAACTCGATCGCCGCCTTGCACGTTTTGTGAACAAAGAAGCGGCGCTGGTCTTTTCGACCGGCTATCAAACGAATGTCGGCACCATTTCTGCCATCGTCGGTAAAGGCGACTATGTCATCATCGACAAAGATGCGCATGCATGCATCGTTGATGGCTGTATGCTCAGCCGCGGCGAGTTGAAGCGCTTCCGCCACAGTGACATTAGTTCGCTCGACCAAGTCCTCAGTCAATTGCCCGCCGAAGCCGGAAAGCTTGTCATCGTAGACGGCGTGTACAGTATGGGTGGCGATATCGCTCCGATACCCCAAATCGTTGAGATCTGCAAACACTACGGTGCACGAATCATGATTGATGATGCGCACGGCATCGGTGTAACCGGCGGTGGTCGTGGAACGGCCGAACACTTCGGCGTTACCGAGCACGTTGACCTCATCATGGGCACGTTCAGCAAGTCGTTTGCCTCAATTGGCGGATTCATCGCAGGTTCCGCCGAGGTTATCCACTACATTCAACATCATGCACGGTCGCTGATCTTCTCCGCCGCACTGCCTGCGCCCGCTGCAGCAAGCGTGCTGGCGGCACTCGACATCATGGAGAACGAACCACAACTTGTTGAGCGACTCTGGGACAACGCAGAATACATGCGCGCCGGTCTACGTGGACTGGGCTACGACATCGGCCAAAGCAACACGCCGATTATCCCCATCATCATCCGCGACCAGTTCCGAACAGTTCTGGCGTGGAGAGCACTCATCGAAGAAGGCGTCTACACCAACCCCGTGATTCCGCCGGGTGTCCCACCCAACCAGAGCCTGCTGCGCACCAGCTACATGGCAAGCCACTCGCACGACCAGCTCGACAGGGCGCTCGCGGCATTCAAGATTGTGGGTGAACGGCTCGACCTCATCACTCAGCCTACGGTACAGGCCTGA
- a CDS encoding hydroxymethylglutaryl-CoA reductase, degradative has product MTKTSQVSKFYKLPIEERRSIVSAFAGESLPFDSVLSLPTADHMIENVVGVYGLPFGIATNFVVNGVERLVPMVVEEPSVVAAASFAAKLFRAGGGFSAQANDPMMIGQIQVLDVPDLSAASESVLSNKVMLLDAANRSAGSLVRRGGGARDIEVRPFADSPVGPMLIVHLLLDTVDAMGANAINTALEAIAPDVERITRGRVVLRILSNLTDRRRVQVSGRIPASALGDSVESGRAVARGVVEAWAFAHVDPYRAATHNKGLMNGVDAVVIATGNDWRAVEAGAHAFAARSGSYTSLSRYRQDEHGDLIAELDMPLAVGIVGGATKVHPMSQVALRILGVETARELSTVIASVGLAQNFAALRALATDGIQKGHMRLHARQLAIAAGAVAEEVEHVADVLRKDGEIRLERAIEIVSSLRES; this is encoded by the coding sequence ATGACTAAAACGTCTCAGGTAAGCAAGTTCTACAAGCTACCCATTGAGGAACGGCGTTCGATCGTAAGTGCGTTCGCCGGGGAATCATTACCGTTCGATAGCGTATTGTCGCTGCCGACTGCCGACCACATGATTGAGAATGTGGTTGGGGTGTACGGCCTTCCGTTCGGCATCGCGACTAACTTCGTCGTGAACGGAGTGGAGCGACTGGTCCCGATGGTGGTTGAAGAGCCATCGGTGGTGGCAGCAGCGAGTTTTGCTGCGAAGTTGTTTCGTGCAGGCGGGGGGTTTTCAGCACAGGCTAACGATCCCATGATGATCGGTCAGATCCAGGTTCTGGACGTGCCCGATCTGAGTGCTGCAAGCGAATCCGTACTGTCGAACAAGGTAATGCTGCTTGACGCTGCGAATCGATCCGCAGGTAGTTTGGTCCGGCGGGGTGGGGGTGCTCGGGACATTGAAGTTCGTCCGTTCGCAGATTCGCCAGTTGGTCCGATGCTGATTGTGCACCTCTTGCTTGACACCGTGGATGCAATGGGTGCCAACGCGATCAACACAGCGTTGGAAGCTATTGCACCGGATGTCGAGCGAATTACTCGTGGACGGGTTGTGCTGCGGATCTTGAGTAACCTTACCGATCGGCGCAGGGTCCAGGTGAGTGGTCGTATCCCGGCTTCGGCGCTTGGCGATAGCGTGGAGAGTGGCCGTGCCGTTGCGCGTGGTGTTGTCGAAGCGTGGGCGTTTGCGCATGTCGACCCGTATCGAGCCGCTACGCACAACAAAGGCTTGATGAACGGCGTCGATGCGGTGGTGATCGCGACTGGTAACGATTGGCGTGCGGTCGAGGCAGGAGCGCACGCCTTTGCTGCACGTAGCGGCTCGTATACTAGCCTGTCGCGCTATCGCCAAGATGAACATGGCGATTTGATCGCTGAGCTCGATATGCCGCTTGCCGTCGGCATCGTAGGTGGCGCGACGAAGGTTCATCCGATGTCCCAGGTCGCCTTGCGAATCTTGGGCGTCGAGACCGCGCGAGAGCTTTCGACGGTAATCGCATCCGTCGGATTGGCTCAAAACTTCGCTGCGCTGCGTGCGCTGGCTACTGACGGAATTCAGAAGGGGCACATGCGGCTCCACGCGCGCCAACTGGCAATCGCTGCCGGTGCGGTCGCGGAGGAGGTGGAGCATGTGGCTGACGTACTGCGTAAAGACGGCGAAATTCGCCTTGAGCGCGCCATCGAAATTGTCTCGTCATTAAGGGAGTCCTGA